A stretch of DNA from Staphylococcus sp. KG4-3:
TCAAGTGAAGCTATAAAGTTGTATAACAATACTGATGTATCATAAATATTTAAATCTTTGTTAAATTCGCCCTGTCTCACACCATTTTTCAATATTTCTTGAACAATATTAAATTCCGATTCATATAACTCTATCACAATTTCATAGCTGTTTTTTTTAGTCGATACAAAATATTCATGAATTGTATTCATAATCGGTTTTTCTTGCATTAAATGATTTAAGTCGGACCAGATATACAATTGTTCTTCGGCTGATTCTTCGTCGTTTGATTTTGTTCTCCAAGCTTTGATGAATTCTTGAGAAACTTGTTTAATACAATGCAAATATAGTTCTTCTTTGTTTTTAAAATGATAATATATTGTCCCTTTGCTGTAATGTGTTGTATTTTTTATGTCTCCCATAGAAGTAGCGTTGTAGCCTTTATGTTCAAATAACTTAGTTGCAATATCTGTAATGGTTTGTTTAGTATCAGCGCTATTAATACCTGTTGGTCTGCTCATAAGTCCTCCATATTTTACTTTTAAATTTTTCTTAAATCTCATTATACGTTTTAATAACAAATTATTCATTCATTTTCGTAATTAATTGACCGAACGTCCGAATAATGTTATCTTTTTGTATGAATTATGAAAAAATTAAGTATTTCTCTAAAGTTGGATTGTAAGGTGCCTCCTTATTTTTATACTTTATTTTAGAAAGGATATTAGATGGAAACATTACAAACAGATTTTGTAGATAAACCAGTAAAAAAATTGTTTTTTAATTTCTTTTTTCCTGCTGTGCTTGGCATGTTACTTATGTCATTGAATATGTTACTTGATGGAATTTTTGTTGGTCATGGAGTCGGGGAAAATAGTTTAGCTGGGGTGAATTTAGCAGCTCCTGTGTTCACTCTCATATTGGCACTAAGTTTATGGATAGGTATTGGTGGGGCTACGAACTTTTCCAATTATGTTGGAGCAGGTTTATATAGAAAAGCACGAAGTAGTTTTACGTTGTCTTTAATTATTTTTGTTGGAACCTTTTTTATTATTAGTATTATTGGTTATACAAATATAGATACTGTCGCAAAATTACTGGGTGCTAATAAAGATACTATAGAACCAACCACAGATTATTTGAAAATTTTATTTTCATTTGGTTGGATATTAGGTTTACAAGAATTTCTAAGCATATTTATTAGAAATGATGGTCGTCCAATAATCGGGATGGTCTCATTAGGCATCACTTCCATAGTTAATATTTTGTTAAATTATATTTTCATTTTTATATTAGGTTTAGGCGTGTATGGAGCGGGGCTAGCAACTGTAATTGGTGGTGCCTGTGGAATCATTGTTTTTATTCCACATTTCTTCAAAAAGCATGTAATATTAAGTAAATTTGCATGGGCATGGTCCAAAGAATTATTGTTCAAAATTATCATAGTTGGTTTCCCAAGCTTCTTTACAGAAATTGGTAGTTTTATATTAATAGTAGGTTATAATTTAAGCATTGCATCAAGTTTAGGCACTGAAGGCGTTACTGCTTTTTCTGTTATTAATTATTTACATGGTTTTCTTTTCTTAGCATTCTTTGGAATCGAAACAGCTTTACAACCTATGATTAGTTATTATCACGGGGCTAAAAAGAATTTGAAAATCAAAGAAACACTAGCTTTGGCCGAAAAAACCGGATTTACACTTGGCGTAATTTTATTTATAATTGGCTTTTCATTTGCCCCTTGGTTAGTCAATTTATTTGGCGTACACGACACAGAAGTTGTAAACATTGCTGTAAATGGTATCAGATTGTTTTTTATTAGCTATTTATTTATTGGTATTAGTTTTGTCTACATGACATATTTTCAATCTGTCGGTAATGTTAGATCAGCAATCTTAATTATTTTTATAAGAAGTTATGTCTTATTTTTAGGGTATTTAATTATTTTACCTAAAATAATAGGCTTCAATGGTATTTGGCTTTCGATGCCTTTTGCCGAAATCACAACAGCAATTTTCGTTATTGTAGTATTTAAAAAGCTTGTAAAAAAGAAACTTTAATCTTTTAAAAATCATATAAACACCAAAAATATAAATAGAATTCCATTTTAATTCTATTTATATTTTTGTTTTTTTAAATTTTATTTCTTTGCCACATAAATAACCAAGTATAGAAATAAGTATGCTCATCAAAACGAATAATATCAAAGAGACATTCCAACTAACAGTATTTCCTGAAATAATTACTAACCTAATTGATAAATAGCCATATTAATTTTAAAATCATGTACAATTTGCTCTGGTTACATACTTTAGCGTAATAAATATTCCTATATTTTCAAGAACGTTATTTTTTCGTAATTTTGTTGGTATCTTACCCATGTATATTATTAAAATTTTGACACTTGTATTTTATAGTAAATTGTTTAACTTTTCTGTGAAACCTCTTAAGCCTAATTTACTAGCACTATATACTATTTCATGACACTTAATATATTTACTTGAATTTGAAATAAAATTTTAAATATTATTAGTGTTTTTCTTTGTATTTCTGATAAAAGTGCTTTAGTAACATAAATAGCGCTTTTTAATTTGTTATTTATAAGTAACTCTATTTCTTTATTTCCAGATTTTTAAGTATATCGACATCAGAGTTATTAACTAAACATTTATAGTTAAATGTTTAGTTAATAATTTTTCAAAACTTTATTGGTTTTCTGATGATTTAGTTATATATAGCATAGAGATCGACGTTCATTTTTACGTTTTTCCCTATTTTGGATTGCGTTCTTCCTAGCAAGCGTATTTTGTAACCTAAATCAGAACAATTTTTAAACTAATTCTTCTCATAGAACACTTTTTGCTCCTATAATAACTACTAACTTAGACTTGGATAAACTCCTTCTCAGAGTCACACTTTATATTTAAAGCTTCAGCTACGCCTTTATTGGTAAGCTTACCATTAATTGTGTTTAAACCTAATGACAATGCTTGGTTATCTTGTAATGCTTTTAAATAACCTTTTCCAGCAAGTTGTTGCGCATAAGGTAGTGTTGCATTATTCAAAGCAATCGTTGATGTACGAGGCACTGCACCAGGCATATTTGCTACTGCGTAATGTACAACACCATGTTTCTTATAAGTTGGGTCATCATGTGTAGAAATACGGTCAGTTGTTTCGAATATACCGCCTTGATCAATTGCTATATCAACTATGACTGCACCATCTCTCATTTGTTTAACCATATCTTCAGTTACAAGGTTTGGAGCTTTAGCGCCAGGAATTAATACTGCACCAATGACTAAATCGCTATCTTTCACACATTGCTCTATATTCAAAGGATTAGACATAATTGTGTGTACTCGACCATCAAATAAGTCTTCCAATTCTTGTAATCGTTTAGGATTAACATCTAAAATCGTAACATCTGCACCTAGTCCAAGCGCAATTTTTGCAGCATTTGTACCTGCTTGACCCCCACCGATAATTGATACGCGTCCTTTAGAAACGCCCGGTACGCCACCAAGAAGTATACCCATGCCGCCTTTATATTTTTGTAAAAATTCAGCTCCAATTTGAGCAGACATACGTCCCGCTACTTCACTCATTGGAGTTAACAATGGTAACGAACGATCTGGCAATTGCACAGTTTCATATGCAATACCAACAACTTTATTATCCAATAAAGCTTGAGTTAACGCTGGTTCGTTCGCTAAATGTAAATAAGTAAATAAAATTAAGCCTTCTTTAAAATATTGGAACTCTTCTGCTAATGGTTCTTTAACTTTCATGACCATATCTACACTCCAAACTTCTGCTTGCTCATTAACAATTTTAGCCCCTGCTGCAGTGTAGTCCACGTCTTCAAAATATGAACCCAAACCTGCAGATTTTTCAACGATAACAGTGTGCCCTTGTTCAACAAGTGCATGTACACCACTCGGAGACAAACTCACTCTATTTTCATTATTTTTAATCTCTTTAGGGATACCTATAATCATTTCTTCCACCTCCAAATTTAATTAATATTATTTTTGGTATAACTTAAAACTTTTTGTATTTTTATTGTCTTCATAGTAGAATTTACATATTTTTTTGATTTTACTTCTTTTTCTATTTCATGATAATATTCTTCTTCCCAGAAGTCTGCGCCTTTAATGCCCAATTTTTTAGGATTAAAAATGGGATCTATACCTTTTTTTCGTTGTGCATCATAATCTTTTAAAGCTACAACAACTGGTTTAACTAGAAATATAAGCGCTAACATATTCATCCATGCCATAATACCAAAACCTAAATCTCCAAAGCTCCATGCTAATGCAGCTGAATTAACACTGTGATAATAAACAATTATAAGAAAACCTATTTTTAAAACTATTAGTGGCCATTTAATAACTTTCTTACGTTCACTATTAAAAAATGCTAAGCTAGATTCTGCTTTATATGAGTATGTGATTAAACTTGTAAATGCAAAAAAGAATGTAGCAATGGCTACAAATGCACTTCCAAAACCTGGAAAAAGTGTTTCTATACTCATTTGAACGTTACTAGCTCCCGCTTCAACATTACCGATATTATCCTTAACTATCGTTCCATTCTCTAATTGGATATTATACATACCAGTTATTAATATCATAAATGCTGTTGCAGAACAGATAATAATCGTTGTTATATAAACAGAAAGTGCTTGTACTAAACCTTGCTTTACTGGATGTGATACTTCGCTTGCAGCTGTTTCAAAAGTTTCACTACCGAAACCAGCTGCATTTGAAAATGCTCCTCTTTGTACCCCCCAAGAGATTGCAGATCCAATAATGCCACCAAAAGTAGAAGTAGGGTTTATAGCGCTATTAATTATAATACCTACGACACTAGGTATAGAGGTAATATTCACTAACAGTATGATGATACATATACTGATATAACCAATTGCCATAATAGGCACGACCATCTCTGCAGCACGTGCTATTCTTTTTACACCACCAAAGATAATTGTAGCTAATAAAATAACTAAAATTATAGCTGTTATAGATGGTTGGAGACCAAACGCTTGATCCATTGAAAGTGCAATTGTATTTACTTGTATGCCTGGGACAAGCAATGTCATAGAAATCATCGTAATACCTGCGAATAACAATGCTAAGCCTTTTTTATTTAATCCTTTATTAATATAGTATGGAGCACCCCCACGGTACTCTCCATTTTGTTTAACTTTATAAATTTGTGCGAGTGTCGTTTCTGCAAAAGCAATACTTGCAGAAATAAATGCTAAAATCCACATCCAAAATATAGCGCCCGGGCCTCCTAAAGTAATAGCTGTTGCCACGCCTGCTATATTTCCTATTCCAATCCTGCTCCCTAAAGACATAGACATAGCCTGAAAAGATGAAATTCCAGCAGTAGATTTAGATCCAGAAAAAGTTAATTTAATCATTTCTTTTATATATTTAAATTGTACAAACTTGGTTTTTATAGTAAATAAAAACCCTAAACCTAAAATAAAAATAACTAATGCTGGACTCCAAACTATACTATTTAACCAATGAATAATTTCTTTCATTGTTTATCCCCCTTTGTTTATAAAGAAGCAAGACAAATATATTCAATCCATCTACGTATCTTGTAATTAATATACGTTATAAGCCTGTCCAGTTTGAGAACCGAAAACGCTTTTTCTATAAGCTAAGCCGATACGTTTTGAAGATGCTGGATAGTAACCTTGGAAAAGTTGTCCATATTTGTCTTTTGCTTTTTCTAACATTGTGGGACTAACATGATTAATACGAATACCTCTTGGCAGTTCAATAGATGCGGATTTGACAAATGCCGCTACGCCTCCGTTTGCCATTGCTGCAGAAGCAGCCGTTTTAATTGGGTCATCCATTAAGATTCCTGTAGTAAGAGTAATAAATCCATTATCTTTAATATAATCTAAACCAAGTAACACTAAATTTATTTGTCCTAATTGTTTACTATTGACTGCTACCATATTCTGTTCTGGAGTCAAATCTGTTACTTTATTAAATGTTGCTGCTCCTGAGGTACATATAATCCCATCAACTTCACCTATTTTTTCTAATAATGCTTTAATACTTTCTTGAGAAGTAATATCAACTGAATATTCAGAATTATTTCTATGTGCTGGTATAATTTCTGCTTCATCTTTTAACTCTTCATAGACTACTTCTCCAATATTTCCTGTGGCACCAATTAATAAAATTTTCATATCTAATACTCCTTTATATTATGTTTAATTTTCAACACTTTGTTGATATAATTTTGTACGCTCTTTATCAATATGGGGTTGAAATTGGATTAATGCTTCATCTCTAACTCTTTTTACTTTCTCAATAGCGTCATCGACTTGTTTAACTATAATTTCATTGTTATCAAACTGCTTTTTAACTACACTTAAACCAGCTACCTCACCTTGAGCCATTGCTACTTTGGCACTTTCTACTCCTGTAATATTTCCAGCAACATACAAATTTGAAATAGAAGTTTCCATTTTCTCATTATGAACAGGGACATATCCACCTAACGCTTCGACATACTTAAATTCACACCCTGCTACAGAGGCAAGTTCAGCTAAAGGAGTTAATCCTCCTGATATACAAACTACATCTACTTGTTCTATCTTTTCTGTTTTAGGTATCACCACACCTTCTTTATCGATATCTACTAATTCCACACCTTCTACTGTATCTTGTCCCACAATCTCTTGAGCAGCAGTTTTAAGTTTTATAGGTATCCCATTCATCTTTATTCCCTGTTTAGGGTAAATCTTAGCAATTAAATTGGCGGGTAATAACTTTCCAATGCTTCCTAATATTTTAAGTATTCTTGAAGGTGCCAAGTGTGTTAAATTCATTAATCTTGAAATAACTTCTTGTGGCTTGGCAGCTTGTTCCTCTATTTGATGTGTTACTGGTAATACAATCGCCTTAACGTTTACACCACACATATTTAATTCTTCTGCTATTGAAAGGGACAACACATTCACGCCTATTACAATACAATTATCTCCTGGTTTCACTCGATGAACATTGCTCATAACTTGGGCTGCTCCAATAGACATTGTTCCTGGTAATGTCCACCCTGGCAATGGAAAATGCTTTTCACTTGCCCCAGTTGCTAAAAGAAGATGTTTTGTTTGAATCGCACTGTTTTCTGTATGTACAACCCAACAGTCCTCTTTACTTTCTAAATCGTATACAGAAAGACCACATTCTATATTAATATTTAAACTTTCTGCTTTACGTACTAAAGCTTCTGCTTCTTTTATTCCATTCCACCATTCGCCATTATTATCTTGATATAATTGGCCTAATAATCGACCCCCAGGTTTAGGAAATTCATCTATCACTTTTGTTCTTATACCATTCTCTGCCGCTTTTATACCTGCTTTCAACCCTGCTGGACCAGCACCAATGACTAAAAAATCCCACATTTATATCACTTCCTTAATGAATAGACCGATATACCTTCTTGTACACTTGTTATACATGCTCTTACAACTTTATCATTTAATTGTACTCTACATTCAAAGCAATGACCGATGTTGCAATATATACCACGTGCATTACCGCTTTCTTCATGCTCTCTAATTTTTCGATAACCAGCAGCCAATAATGCTGACGCTATAGTATCGCCTTCAAAAGCTTCAATACGTGTATTATCAAAAGTAAAGTTTACTTTTTTTTGATTTTCTAACTTCCCTAATATTGGATGATCTGTGATTCTGGTCGTCATTACTTATCTCCTCCTAACTCAGCCAAGTCAGCAAAGTTTACTGGCCTTACTGGAGGCCTATAACTTAAAGAAATCTCATCTGAGAAATGATTTTCATTATATGTTTGAATAATTTGATCTACCATATGACGACATGTCCTACCACCACAACATCCCATAGCTGCTCTTGTACGTAACTTGACTTCGCGTGCGGAACATTGATAAGTATTGATAGTTTGGTTGATTTCTTCTAACGTTACTTCCTCACATCTACAGACAATTGGGCTTTGTTGATTCATGATTATCCCACCTTATTAAACTTAAATTAATTCTACTTCCTCAAATTTATATCATTATAGTTAAACAAAACCTGTGTAAGGTTTTTGAGCCGTTGCCATATGGATCCATTTAATCATTGTAATAAAATCGAATACTGGTAAGCCTGCCGTATGTTGAATTAAGGACGCATAAGGTGGTAGATCACTACATTCTAATAAAATAGCACCTAAATCAGTATTTTCAGCTAATAATTCTATTGTTGCTTGTATAATTTCTTCTTTCATAGTTTCATTATCAAAATTACCTCTACTATCCACGATTCCAGAAAATTCAGTCAATTCTCTCAAATCTTTAATAACTATGTTGTCATAATTCACTACATTACAATTAAATAATAAATTTTTAGTTATACCTTTTTTATCAGCTGTAAGTATACCGATTTTTTGGTTAGACTTAAGTCCTGTTTCAATCCAAGGTACCTGTACTAAACTAGAAAGGAATACAGGAATATTTACTGCTTCTGCTATTTCTTTCTGATAATTACCAAAGAAACCACAAGCGCCACAAATTGCTTTGGCGCCTTCCCTTTCTAATTGTATAGCACTTGCTATAATATCATTAACTAAAGTGGGGTCCCCAACGTGTATCCTTTTTTGTGTACAATTAGGAACTACTTTTGTAAGAACTGGAAAATCATACGTCGATAAATTAGCTACGTTCCCCGGAATTACAGGATACCAACACTCATCTAAACATAAAATTCCTACTGAAAAACCTGATACGTATTGGCCTTTTTTTATATTTATCTTTGCATCATCATTAGAAGTCACAAATCCATATTCGGTAATTTTTTTTGTGGTTTTCATAATCCTATCTCCATTCTCTTACCTATATTCATTTTAAATAGGGTAAAAATAAACTATTATATATTGAGTTTATAATCTAAACGATTTAAAGTTTCACGCATTTTCTCTTTTAATTCATTTGATGCTTCAACTAGAGGGTCGCGAACATTACCTCCTTCTAATCCAATTAAATCTAATCCTGCTTTAATTGGACCTGGCACTGGCTCAGCTTCCACATAGTCATAAAGAGGCAATAATCTCTGGTTAATCTTTAAAGCACCATCAATATCTTTTTTATTTTTAAATAAATCATACATCTCCACTATTTGATCAGGTACTAAATTGTGAATAATACCTGTCGCGCCATCCCCTCCAACTGCTAACGTAGGTAAAATTAAATGCTCTGAACCCGTTAGAACTGAAAATCCTTCATTATCTTTGGTTAATGCTATGACTTTACATGTATGTTCTTGATCAGTAGTGTTTTTAACTCCAACTATTCCCTCTATTTCACTTAATTCCGCAATAAATTCCGGGGTCAATGTTACATTTGTCGCACCAGGGTAATGATAAATAACGATACCAATATTGGTAGCTTTTGCTACTTGTTCATAATAATTTTTAATACCCTCTTCGCTTGTTTGCATATAATAAGGCGTGATAATCAGAGCACAATCTGCACCAATTTCTTCTGCATATTTTGTTAATTCAATCGTTTCATTTAAACGATGCTCGCTTGTTCCAGCCATTATAGGTACTCGCCCATCTGCATAATCTACGGCTGCTTTTAGCACTTCTTTCCTCTCTTCTGTAGACATCATTGAATACTCTCCAGTACTCCCTCCTGCTAATAAACAATGAACACCACCATCTATTAGATGATTAATTAATTTTTCATATCCTGAGAAATTGATTGACTCGTCCTCATTCAAAGGTGTTGGCATTGCTGGGATCATTCCTATTGGTCTATACATAATAATTCCTCCTATATATTTAAATTATCTACTGCTTTATATCTTGAAAATTTAAGACTTTCGATATTAAATTCTGTTGGTTTTTGAGAAATAAGTTCAGTCATCATTTTTCCGGTTATTGGAGCCATACTAATGCCATCGCCTTCATGACCGCTTGCTATATAATACCCTGGGACTTCATCTACTTCTGAAATGATAGGTAAGTGATCTACGACCCATGGTCTAATACCTGCATAAGCACGAATGCAATTCACATTTTTTAAAATTGGTAAAAATCTCGTGGCTCTTTCTGCTATACCCTTCATCACCTCATGATCAGTACTTGTATCATAACCGGTAAAATCTCTATGTCCTCCAACTAAATAGTTATTAGCTTCTGTAGGTTCTATCGTAAATGCGATATTATTACGCTCTACTAAATCACTCACATTTCTTTTGTAACTTATATCTTCAAATTTCGATAACATATATCCAAATTCATGTACTTTTTGGTGGACAATATTTTTTGTTTTTTCAGTTACTAAAATCAAGCCTTTCCTCGGTCTAATTGGAATATTAATATTAACTAGGGCACCGATTTTACTAGCCCATACGCCTGCACAGTTAACGACTGTATTAGTATAAATTGTTTTCGTTGAGGTTTTAACTGCTTCTACAGATCCATTAGGCCCTTGTGTGATTTCTTTAACTTCTTCATTTGTAAATACTGTTAATCCATATTTTTTTGCTTCTTCAATAAATGCATAACACACTAAATATGGATTCATTGTGGAGTCGGTTTCTGTCCATACTCCTCCTGCTAAATCATTCGCTAAATGTCTCTCGATATCTGGTAACTCTTCATGACTAACTGTCTTCATATCATAACCGTTAGCCCTTTGTTGATTGACATAGGTTCTTGCAATCTCTAATTCCTGTTCAGTTTCACAAACATATAAACTACCTCTTGTAGAAAATTGGAAATCAAATGAGAATTCTTTAGCTAGTTCTTTGTATAATTGAATACTTCTATAACCAATTTCTGTATCCATACCAGGCTTTTTATCACAAATTAGTGCTACGGCATCGCATCTACTAGAAGTTCCACTGGCAATGTCACCTTTTTCCACTAAAGCGACACTATATCCCTCTTTAGACAAGTAATAAGCTACGCTTGAGCCAATAATACCTCCTCCAATAACGACTGCATCAAAACTATCCATTACCATCACCACCTTTAATTTAAAATGCTTATTAAGATTTACCTTTGTAGTGATAAGCACCTGAAGGCTTCACATCCAATGAAATATTAACTTGCTTCTTGTTTAAATATTCTTCAAAACCATATGTTCCTAAATCTCCTCCGATACCGCTTTGTTTGTAACCACTCCAAGGCGCCTCATTAAATGTTGGATGATAACAATTAACCCATGTGATGCCAGCATGCACAGCTCTTATAACTCTTTGGGCTTTTGCACTATCATTTGTAAATACTGCAGCAGCTAAACCGAAATCAGTACCATTTGCTAATGCTAAAGCTTCTTCCTCCGTCTCAAAAACTTGTATTGCTAATACGGGGCCAAATATCTCTTATTGGACAATCCGCATGTCTGGGGTAGTATCTGTGAATATTGTTGGTTCCATATAATTACCTTCAGCATATATACCTTCTTGTAATTGATTTCCACCACAGAGTAACGTTGCACCTTCTTCTACTCCTGCATTGACATAATCAAGCACTTGCTTTAAATGTTGTGAAGAGATTAAAGGTCCCATTTCTGTGTCCGGTTCCCAGCCAGGTCCAATTTTTATATTTTTAGTTCTGTCTACTAATTCTCTTACAAAATCGTCATATATACTTTTCTCAACGATTAAGCGTGACCCTGCTGAACATACTTGCCCCTGGCCTGCAAAGATAGCTAACATTGCATAATCTACAGCAGTATCGAAATCTGAATCACTAAATACAATATTAGGAGATTTACCACCTAATTCTAATCCTATTTTTTTTATGGTATCAGCCGCATCTTTCATAATATTTTTACCTGTATCAGTACCACCAGTAAAGGTTATTTTGTCTACATCTTTATGTTTAACTAACGTGTCACCAACCACTGATCCAGGTCCAAATATTAAATTGACAACACCATTTGGAAACCCTACTTCATCAATTATTTCAAATAATTTTTGGATTGTTAACGGTGTTTGTCCTGCTGGTTTAACGATAACAGTACAACCAGCAGCTAACGCAGCAGACATTTTTTGTACTGCCATAACTAAAGGAAAATTCCAGGGTACAATGATACTTACTACACCTACTGGCTCACGAATAACCATCGCTTGTATTTCATC
This window harbors:
- a CDS encoding FAD-binding oxidoreductase; translation: MDSFDAVVIGGGIIGSSVAYYLSKEGYSVALVEKGDIASGTSSRCDAVALICDKKPGMDTEIGYRSIQLYKELAKEFSFDFQFSTRGSLYVCETEQELEIARTYVNQQRANGYDMKTVSHEELPDIERHLANDLAGGVWTETDSTMNPYLVCYAFIEEAKKYGLTVFTNEEVKEITQGPNGSVEAVKTSTKTIYTNTVVNCAGVWASKIGALVNINIPIRPRKGLILVTEKTKNIVHQKVHEFGYMLSKFEDISYKRNVSDLVERNNIAFTIEPTEANNYLVGGHRDFTGYDTSTDHEVMKGIAERATRFLPILKNVNCIRAYAGIRPWVVDHLPIISEVDEVPGYYIASGHEGDGISMAPITGKMMTELISQKPTEFNIESLKFSRYKAVDNLNI